From the genome of Candidatus Methylomirabilota bacterium, one region includes:
- a CDS encoding superoxide dismutase family protein: MEDKAPLSGEATLKDKDGKQVGVATLIQQPDGVRIVVTGYRLPPGVHGLHIHAVGQCQPPEFTTAGAHFNPTGKKHGTQNPEGAHAGDLPNLNVQASGEGGIDTVTKAVTLGPGPTSLFGDNGTSIVIHAAADDMKTDPTGNSGGRIACGVIVK, encoded by the coding sequence ATGGAGGACAAGGCGCCTCTCTCCGGCGAGGCGACGCTCAAGGACAAGGACGGCAAGCAGGTCGGCGTGGCGACCTTGATCCAGCAGCCGGATGGGGTGCGCATCGTCGTCACGGGTTACCGCCTGCCGCCGGGCGTGCACGGGCTGCACATTCACGCCGTCGGGCAGTGTCAGCCGCCGGAGTTCACCACGGCGGGCGCCCACTTCAACCCGACGGGCAAGAAGCACGGCACGCAGAACCCGGAGGGCGCGCACGCAGGCGACCTGCCGAACCTCAACGTGCAGGCCAGCGGCGAGGGCGGCATCGACACCGTCACCAAGGCGGTGACCCTCGGGCCCGGCCCCACCTCGCTGTTCGGAGACAACGGCACCTCCATCGTCATCCACGCGGCCGCCGACGACATGAAGACCGACCCCACCGGCAACAGCGGTGGGCGCATCGCCTGCGGCGTCATCGTCAAATAG
- a CDS encoding FtsX-like permease family protein has translation MWALRHGARELRGAGRHFAYLAACVSLGVAALVAVGSLGRSVERTVAASGKTMMGGDVELRSSQPLSAASEAAIADTTGRGAGITRIRELAAMAQPAAGRGDRTLLVELKAVGPAYPLYGRLETLPPAPLPELIGGGRALVQEAVLSRLGLAVGDSLRIGEANFRVAGTIAGEPDRAVGFFTLGPRVLIAESDLAATGLVQLGSRIRHRTLIRIAPGADVETLRDALAARLGDPGLRVAGYRQAQPGLRRFWDQLTTYLGLTGLVALLVGGIGVAVSVRALLRRRLATIATLKCLGAPWRRIFLAYLLQTAALGFAGSVAGALLGAALARFLAPALARLLPFPLDWTIAPAAVAHGIAMGVGVTLLCALPPLAEIRRVPPSLLLRHEVEPRPPGWRGVVAALPVAAGLSALALWQAGSWKVGAFFIGGFAGGLAVLYLAARAALAGARRLPRVRWIAWRHAVAGLHRPGGHAAAVLVTLGLAVMLVVAVALLEGAIRAALSGPSAARAPAFFFIDIQPDQAPAFARLLTDRTGAAPTLIPVVRARLAAVNGEPVSRDAGRRDETWYLTREYVLTWAAARPERDVITSGEWWTPAEAAREPLISVEDEIAKSLGVRVGGRLTWDIQGVPITARVTSLRKVDWRTFGANFFVIFSPGALDGAPTTFIATAQVAPAEADRLQSAVVAAFPNVSAIPVREVLERAARLVDQIALAVRLVAAVSILAGLIVLAGALSITRHERLYQAVIWKTLGATRGLVARTFAVEYALLGAAAGLAGTVLAAALAWGVQRWVLEVPWLWQPAALAAGVVGATLLALAVGYLGSYRLLGQKPLAVLRGE, from the coding sequence ATGTGGGCGCTGCGACATGGCGCGCGCGAGCTGCGCGGCGCGGGGCGCCACTTCGCCTACCTCGCCGCGTGCGTGTCGCTGGGCGTGGCTGCGCTGGTCGCGGTGGGCAGCCTCGGCCGCAGCGTCGAGCGCACCGTCGCCGCCTCCGGCAAGACCATGATGGGCGGCGACGTGGAGTTGCGCTCGAGCCAGCCGCTGTCCGCGGCGTCCGAGGCCGCCATCGCGGACACCACGGGGCGCGGCGCGGGCATCACGCGCATCCGCGAGCTGGCCGCGATGGCCCAGCCCGCGGCGGGCCGGGGCGACCGGACCCTCCTCGTCGAGCTCAAGGCGGTCGGCCCCGCCTATCCTTTATATGGGCGGCTCGAGACCCTCCCCCCCGCACCCCTTCCGGAGCTGATCGGCGGGGGCCGAGCCCTCGTCCAGGAGGCGGTGCTCTCGCGCCTGGGCCTCGCCGTGGGCGATAGCCTGCGCATCGGCGAGGCCAATTTCCGGGTGGCGGGGACGATCGCGGGCGAGCCCGATCGCGCGGTGGGATTCTTCACGCTGGGCCCGCGCGTGCTGATCGCCGAGTCCGACCTCGCCGCCACCGGCCTCGTACAGCTCGGCAGCCGTATCCGCCACCGGACCTTGATCAGGATCGCGCCGGGCGCCGACGTCGAGACCCTGCGCGATGCGCTGGCCGCTCGCCTCGGCGATCCCGGCCTGCGCGTGGCCGGGTACCGCCAGGCCCAGCCCGGGCTCCGGCGGTTCTGGGATCAGCTCACGACCTATCTCGGACTCACCGGCCTCGTGGCGCTGCTGGTCGGCGGGATCGGCGTGGCCGTGAGCGTGCGCGCCCTGCTGCGCCGCCGCCTCGCCACCATCGCCACGCTCAAGTGCCTGGGCGCGCCATGGCGGCGCATCTTCCTTGCATACCTCCTGCAGACCGCGGCGCTGGGATTCGCGGGCAGCGTGGCCGGCGCCCTCCTCGGCGCGGCGCTGGCCCGCTTTCTCGCGCCCGCGCTCGCGCGCCTGCTGCCCTTTCCGCTCGACTGGACCATCGCGCCGGCGGCGGTGGCACACGGGATCGCGATGGGCGTCGGGGTGACGCTGCTCTGCGCGCTGCCGCCGCTCGCCGAGATCCGCCGAGTGCCGCCCTCGCTGCTGCTGCGCCACGAGGTCGAGCCCCGTCCCCCCGGCTGGCGGGGCGTCGTGGCCGCGCTGCCCGTGGCGGCGGGTCTGTCCGCGCTCGCGCTCTGGCAGGCGGGCTCGTGGAAGGTGGGCGCCTTCTTCATCGGCGGCTTCGCGGGCGGGCTCGCCGTCCTCTATCTCGCAGCGCGCGCCGCCCTCGCCGGCGCGCGGCGCCTGCCCCGCGTGCGCTGGATCGCCTGGCGCCATGCCGTCGCGGGTCTACACCGTCCCGGCGGCCACGCCGCCGCCGTGCTCGTCACGCTCGGGCTCGCGGTGATGCTGGTGGTCGCGGTGGCCCTGCTCGAGGGCGCGATTCGCGCGGCCCTGTCGGGGCCGAGCGCTGCTCGCGCGCCCGCCTTCTTCTTCATCGACATCCAGCCCGATCAGGCCCCGGCCTTCGCGCGGCTCCTGACGGACCGCACCGGCGCGGCGCCCACGTTGATCCCGGTGGTGCGGGCGCGGCTCGCCGCGGTGAACGGCGAGCCGGTGAGCCGCGACGCCGGGCGGCGGGACGAGACGTGGTATCTCACGCGCGAGTACGTGCTCACGTGGGCGGCGGCGCGGCCGGAGCGGGACGTGATAACAAGCGGAGAATGGTGGACGCCGGCGGAGGCCGCCCGGGAGCCGCTCATCTCGGTCGAGGACGAGATCGCCAAGAGTCTCGGCGTCCGGGTGGGCGGCCGGCTCACCTGGGACATACAGGGCGTGCCGATCACCGCGCGCGTGACCAGCCTCCGCAAGGTCGACTGGCGCACGTTCGGCGCCAACTTCTTCGTGATCTTCTCGCCGGGGGCGCTCGACGGCGCGCCCACCACCTTCATCGCCACCGCGCAGGTGGCGCCCGCCGAGGCCGATCGTCTGCAGTCGGCGGTCGTGGCCGCGTTCCCCAACGTCTCAGCCATCCCCGTCCGCGAAGTCCTCGAGCGCGCGGCGCGGCTGGTCGACCAGATCGCGCTCGCCGTCCGCCTGGTCGCGGCGGTGAGCATTCTCGCCGGCCTCATCGTGCTGGCCGGCGCGCTCTCGATCACGCGCCACGAGCGTCTCTACCAGGCGGTGATCTGGAAGACGCTCGGCGCCACCCGCGGCCTCGTCGCGCGCACGTTCGCGGTGGAGTATGCGCTGCTCGGCGCCGCCGCCGGGCTCGCCGGCACCGTGCTGGCCGCCGCGCTCGCGTGGGGCGTGCAGCGCTGGGTGCTCGAAGTGCCGTGGCTCTGGCAGCCCGCCGCACTCGCCGCCGGCGTCGTCGGCGCCACCCTGCTCGCCCTCGCGGTGGGCTATCTCGGGAGCTATCGGCTCCTCGGCCAGAAGCCTCTCGCGGTGCTCCGCGGCGAATGA
- a CDS encoding phospholipase D-like domain-containing protein, producing the protein MSDPAFATTMEAYTNSSLTAGNRVEVLLNGDQIFPAQVAAIHSARKSITYAQYFYEDGRPAVQIVKAISERCRAGIRARVLLDAFGSLKMPPELVQELEQSGCYVARFRPLTPWTADNANNRNHRRILVVDARTGFTGGSGASSKWMGDGRQKGQWRETDIRVEGPAVNDLQGAFAENWLEATGEMLGGDAFFAPQPARGSVVAQVVRSSPANGSVAMYNMYLLAISSARRNIFLTNPYFLPDDRMAKSLIEACGRGVRVVLLLPGAIDNNIVRQASRAGFGKLLEAGAEIYEYQPGLLHAKTMAVDGVWATVGSANVDNRSFALNEELNVALYDSGMAGRLEKIFLEDVAHSRRVDEKRWRARGPVTRLLEWLSIPLREQL; encoded by the coding sequence ATGAGCGATCCGGCGTTCGCCACGACGATGGAGGCGTACACCAACTCCTCGCTCACCGCGGGCAACCGGGTGGAGGTGCTGCTCAACGGCGATCAGATCTTCCCGGCGCAGGTGGCGGCAATCCACTCCGCCCGCAAGTCCATCACCTACGCGCAGTACTTCTATGAGGACGGCCGGCCCGCGGTGCAGATCGTCAAGGCGATCAGCGAGCGCTGCCGCGCGGGCATCCGCGCCCGCGTGCTCCTCGACGCCTTCGGCAGCCTGAAGATGCCGCCGGAGCTCGTCCAGGAGCTCGAGCAGTCCGGCTGCTACGTGGCCCGTTTCCGGCCGCTGACCCCGTGGACGGCCGACAACGCCAACAACCGCAACCACCGCCGCATCCTCGTGGTGGACGCGCGCACCGGCTTCACCGGCGGCTCCGGCGCCAGCTCGAAGTGGATGGGTGACGGACGGCAAAAGGGGCAGTGGCGCGAGACCGATATTCGCGTGGAGGGCCCCGCGGTGAACGATCTCCAGGGCGCTTTCGCCGAGAACTGGCTCGAGGCTACCGGGGAGATGCTGGGCGGCGACGCCTTCTTCGCGCCCCAGCCGGCGCGCGGGTCGGTGGTGGCGCAGGTGGTGCGCAGCTCGCCGGCCAACGGCAGCGTCGCGATGTACAACATGTACCTGCTCGCGATCTCGTCCGCGCGCCGGAACATCTTCCTCACCAATCCGTACTTCCTCCCCGACGACCGGATGGCGAAAAGCCTCATCGAGGCGTGCGGTCGCGGGGTGCGGGTGGTGCTGTTGCTGCCGGGCGCGATCGACAACAACATCGTGCGCCAGGCGAGCCGCGCGGGCTTCGGGAAGCTCCTCGAGGCGGGCGCGGAGATCTACGAGTATCAGCCGGGTCTGCTCCACGCCAAGACCATGGCGGTAGACGGCGTCTGGGCCACGGTGGGCAGCGCCAACGTCGACAACCGCTCGTTCGCCCTCAACGAGGAGCTGAACGTGGCGCTCTACGACAGCGGGATGGCGGGGCGCCTCGAGAAGATCTTCCTCGAGGACGTGGCGCACTCGCGTCGCGTCGACGAGAAGCGATGGCGCGCGCGCGGGCCGGTCACGCGGCTGCTCGAGTGGCTCTCCATCCCGCTCCGCGAGCAGCTCTGA
- a CDS encoding glucose 1-dehydrogenase — MTSPFSLEGKVAIVTGGGVGIGKSIAVEYARAGADVVIASRKIENLEPVAAEIKKLGRRTFAQAVDVRQEDAVKGLVEKTVKDFGKLDIMVNNAGASFRAKVEDISANGWNTVVGINLNGVFFGCKWAGRQMLAQGGGVIINISSIAGVYGSSMMSHYGASKAAVINFTRSLGMAWGRKGIRVNCIAPGPVETEGYLDVLHKTNPDAQKVYDGVASRVGMGRWGKVEEIAYPCVFLASPAAAFINGATLLIDGGPSPNSGDETV; from the coding sequence ATGACGTCGCCGTTTTCTCTGGAGGGCAAGGTCGCCATCGTCACCGGCGGCGGCGTGGGCATCGGCAAGTCCATCGCCGTGGAGTATGCGCGGGCGGGCGCGGACGTGGTCATCGCCAGTCGCAAGATCGAGAATCTCGAGCCGGTCGCCGCCGAGATCAAGAAGCTCGGCCGCCGTACCTTCGCGCAGGCGGTGGACGTGCGTCAGGAAGACGCGGTGAAGGGGCTCGTGGAGAAGACGGTCAAGGACTTCGGGAAGCTCGACATCATGGTCAACAATGCCGGCGCGTCCTTCCGCGCCAAGGTGGAGGACATCTCCGCCAACGGCTGGAACACCGTGGTCGGCATCAACCTCAACGGCGTCTTCTTCGGCTGCAAGTGGGCGGGCCGGCAGATGCTGGCCCAGGGCGGCGGCGTCATCATCAACATCTCGTCCATCGCCGGCGTCTACGGCTCATCCATGATGTCGCACTACGGCGCCTCCAAGGCGGCCGTCATCAACTTCACCCGCTCCCTCGGCATGGCGTGGGGTCGCAAGGGCATCCGCGTCAACTGCATCGCCCCCGGGCCGGTGGAGACGGAAGGCTATCTGGACGTGCTCCACAAGACCAACCCCGACGCCCAAAAGGTCTACGACGGCGTGGCGAGCCGGGTGGGCATGGGCCGCTGGGGCAAGGTGGAGGAGATCGCCTACCCCTGCGTGTTCCTCGCCTCCCCCGCCGCGGCGTTCATCAACGGCGCGACCCTGCTCATCGACGGCGGGCCCTCGCCCAACTCGGGCGACGAGACGGTGTAG
- a CDS encoding arylesterase, with the protein MTRLVRRTFLAALAALWLAAPATAQGERVIVAFGDSLTAGYGVAPEESYPALLGARLRAEGLPYRVVNAGVSGDTTAGGLRRVDWALKLKPEIALVELGANDALRGQDLETTRANLDAIVARFEAGGARVLLLGMRLPPNYGGRYAAAFEKVYTDVARDRKVPLMPFFLDGVGAVGRLNQADGIHPTAEGYRLIVARLWPHLTPLLR; encoded by the coding sequence GTGACCCGGCTCGTGCGTCGCACCTTCCTTGCCGCGCTCGCCGCGCTCTGGCTCGCCGCTCCCGCCACCGCGCAGGGCGAGCGCGTCATCGTCGCCTTCGGCGACAGCCTCACCGCTGGCTACGGCGTGGCGCCCGAGGAGTCCTACCCCGCGCTGCTCGGGGCGCGGTTGCGGGCGGAAGGCCTCCCGTACCGTGTCGTCAATGCCGGTGTGTCCGGCGACACCACTGCGGGTGGGCTTCGCCGCGTCGACTGGGCGCTCAAGCTCAAGCCCGAGATCGCGCTGGTCGAGCTGGGGGCCAACGACGCCCTGCGCGGCCAGGACCTCGAGACGACGCGCGCCAACCTCGACGCCATCGTGGCCCGCTTCGAGGCGGGCGGCGCGCGCGTGCTCCTCCTGGGGATGCGGCTGCCGCCCAACTACGGCGGCCGTTACGCGGCCGCGTTCGAAAAGGTGTACACGGACGTCGCGCGTGATCGCAAGGTCCCGCTGATGCCGTTCTTCCTCGACGGGGTGGGGGCGGTGGGGCGGCTCAATCAGGCCGACGGAATCCATCCCACCGCGGAAGGCTATCGGCTCATCGTCGCGCGTCTGTGGCCGCATCTCACGCCTCTTCTACGTTGA
- a CDS encoding RluA family pseudouridine synthase → MTTLVERLRAEFPGASGRSMKQWLTAGRVRVNARVVSDPRVVVAPRDRVTLGPAAAAPARPDALPLGLEILHEDRHLLVVDKPAGLLTIATEKERDRTAYRVLWDLLGGRRPAARPFIVHRLDRETSGLLVVAKTPAVKTALQAQFVARTVDRGYVAVVEGVVRKDTQTLVDRVEEDAAYRVHIARGVRRGGREAITRYRVRERGRDATLIDIALGTGRRHQIRVQLAAIGHPVVGDERHGSRRDPLRRVCLHASVLGFVHPGTGEPVRFESPAPAAFTRLVQGV, encoded by the coding sequence ATGACCACGCTCGTCGAGCGGCTACGCGCGGAGTTTCCCGGCGCGTCGGGCCGCTCGATGAAGCAGTGGCTCACGGCGGGCCGCGTGCGCGTGAACGCCCGGGTGGTGTCGGACCCGCGTGTGGTCGTCGCTCCCCGCGACCGCGTGACGCTCGGCCCCGCGGCCGCGGCGCCCGCGCGGCCCGACGCCCTCCCGCTGGGCCTCGAGATCCTGCACGAGGACCGCCATCTCCTCGTCGTCGACAAGCCAGCGGGTCTGCTCACCATCGCCACCGAGAAGGAGCGTGACCGCACCGCCTATCGCGTCCTCTGGGATCTCCTGGGCGGCCGCCGTCCCGCCGCGCGACCGTTCATCGTGCACCGCCTCGACCGGGAGACCTCCGGCCTCCTCGTCGTGGCCAAGACGCCCGCGGTGAAGACGGCGCTCCAGGCGCAGTTCGTGGCGCGGACGGTGGATCGGGGCTATGTCGCGGTGGTGGAGGGCGTCGTGCGCAAGGACACGCAGACGCTGGTGGACCGCGTGGAGGAGGACGCCGCCTACCGCGTGCACATCGCCCGCGGCGTGCGCCGCGGCGGACGCGAGGCCATCACGCGCTATCGTGTGCGGGAGCGCGGGCGCGACGCGACGCTCATCGACATCGCGCTCGGCACCGGCCGCCGTCACCAGATCCGCGTCCAGCTCGCGGCCATCGGGCATCCCGTGGTCGGCGACGAGCGGCACGGTAGCCGGCGCGATCCGCTGCGCCGCGTCTGCCTGCACGCGTCGGTCCTGGGCTTCGTCCACCCCGGCACCGGTGAACCGGTGCGCTTCGAGAGCCCCGCTCCGGCCGCCTTCACCCGCCTCGTGCAAGGCGTATAA
- a CDS encoding indolepyruvate ferredoxin oxidoreductase family protein encodes MTTKSDEFSLDAKFTHEEGLVFLSGIQALVRLPLDQHRADRRRGLRTATFISGYRGSPLGGFDQTLERYGKLLAEHHVVFSSGLNEDLGATAVFGSQMVNSFPRPKYDGVLGMWYGKAPGVDRTGDVFKHANYAGVGKNGGVLALAGDDPISKSSTLPSHSEWALYDAFMPTLFPGNVQEILDLGLHGFMLSRISGLWAALKIVTNVADETGTVEVGASRIDPVIPTVELDGKPFHHQINLNIIPPYGLDMERTIHLARVELARRYAWENKLNRITVPTPDAWLGILTTGKTYYDVRQAFAELGLDDAGLRRYGIRILQMGLMFPMEPRIIREFARGLEEVLVVEEKRPFLEMFAKDLLYGLPDRPRVVGKQDEEERALIPSTGELDSDTIARAIAKRLARKTRIESAEARIQHLDELKRRPRTLTLARTAYFCSGCPHNRSTVVPDGAVAAAGIGCHGMAMGMDRGIIGVTHMGGEGAQWVGIAPFTETKHMFQNIGDGTLFHSGKLAIDYAVASGVNITYKILYNAAVAMTGGQAAAGAIGIPSLTRQLQSEGVKRIIITTDYPDKYRRVAVAAEVWHRDRLIEAQSILAATPGVTVLIHDQQCAAEKRRLRKRGRQKDPDQRVLINERVCEGCGDCGKKSNCLSVQPVETEFGRKTQIHQSSCNKDYSCLLGDCPSFLTIEHVGEPLKKEKRLPPLEDVLPEPVLKVPADGFAVHMMGIGGTGVVTVSQILGTAALLDGKHVRGLDQTGLSQKGGPVVSDLKISSRPLVAANKISAGGSDLYLGFDLLVATDPMNLDKAESGRTIAVVSTSKIPTGQMVVDTTVQFPELGSALLNVDRVTRKDENVYLDAQAMAEGLFNDHMATNPLLIGAAYQAGALPISAASIERAIRLNGVSVDMNLLAFRWGRMAVVDGKRVESAVRVATGREAKAVMLSAEARALVDAVKAAAPGSTLRRLLEVRVPELIAYQDTAYARRYVEFVDKVSQAEAQAVPGRTGLTETVARHLHKLMAYKDEYEVARLHLDAALEAELHARFGPRIKVFWHLHPPLLRALGLEKKLKLGTWFRPAFQMLYALRRLRGTALDPFGHAEVRRVERALPVEYMQQIDAALRRLGPPTHDAAVALAELPDQIRGYEQVKLDTVKRYREAATALLAKATQPA; translated from the coding sequence ATGACCACCAAGTCCGACGAGTTCTCGCTGGATGCCAAGTTCACCCACGAGGAGGGGCTCGTCTTCCTCTCCGGCATCCAGGCGCTCGTGCGTCTCCCCCTCGACCAGCACCGCGCGGACCGCCGGCGCGGCCTGCGCACCGCTACGTTCATCTCCGGCTATCGCGGCTCGCCGCTGGGCGGCTTCGATCAGACGCTCGAGCGCTACGGCAAGCTCCTCGCCGAGCATCACGTGGTGTTCTCCTCCGGGCTCAACGAAGATCTCGGCGCCACCGCCGTCTTCGGCAGCCAGATGGTGAACTCGTTCCCGCGCCCGAAGTATGACGGCGTGCTCGGCATGTGGTACGGCAAGGCGCCCGGCGTCGACCGGACGGGCGACGTGTTCAAGCATGCGAACTACGCGGGGGTAGGCAAGAACGGCGGCGTGCTCGCCCTCGCCGGCGACGATCCCATCTCGAAGTCGTCGACGCTCCCCAGTCACTCGGAGTGGGCGCTCTACGACGCCTTCATGCCCACCCTCTTCCCGGGCAACGTGCAGGAGATCCTCGACCTCGGACTCCACGGCTTCATGCTCTCCCGTATCTCGGGCCTCTGGGCCGCGCTCAAGATCGTCACCAACGTGGCCGACGAGACGGGGACGGTCGAGGTCGGCGCCTCGCGGATCGATCCCGTCATTCCCACCGTCGAGCTGGACGGCAAGCCCTTCCATCACCAGATCAACCTCAACATCATCCCGCCCTACGGCCTCGACATGGAGCGCACGATCCACCTCGCGCGCGTCGAGCTGGCCCGACGCTACGCGTGGGAGAACAAGCTCAACCGGATCACCGTGCCGACGCCGGACGCGTGGCTCGGCATCCTCACCACCGGCAAGACGTACTACGACGTGCGCCAGGCCTTCGCCGAGCTGGGCCTCGACGACGCGGGGCTGCGCCGCTACGGGATTCGCATCCTCCAGATGGGCCTCATGTTCCCCATGGAGCCGCGCATCATCCGCGAGTTCGCCCGGGGCCTCGAGGAAGTGCTGGTCGTCGAGGAGAAGCGCCCGTTCCTCGAGATGTTCGCCAAGGATCTCCTCTACGGTCTGCCCGACCGGCCGCGCGTGGTAGGGAAGCAGGACGAGGAGGAGCGCGCCCTCATCCCGTCCACGGGCGAGCTCGACTCCGACACCATCGCCCGCGCGATCGCCAAGCGGCTGGCGCGCAAGACCCGCATCGAGTCGGCGGAGGCGCGCATCCAGCACCTCGACGAGCTCAAGCGCCGGCCGCGCACGCTCACGCTGGCCCGCACCGCGTACTTCTGCTCGGGCTGCCCCCATAACCGCTCCACGGTCGTGCCGGACGGCGCGGTGGCCGCGGCCGGCATCGGCTGCCACGGGATGGCGATGGGTATGGACCGCGGCATCATCGGCGTCACCCACATGGGCGGCGAGGGCGCGCAGTGGGTGGGCATCGCGCCGTTCACCGAGACGAAGCACATGTTCCAGAACATCGGGGACGGCACGCTGTTCCATTCGGGCAAGCTCGCCATCGACTACGCGGTGGCCTCGGGCGTCAACATCACCTACAAGATTCTCTACAACGCCGCGGTGGCGATGACGGGCGGGCAGGCCGCGGCGGGCGCCATCGGCATCCCCTCGCTGACGCGGCAGCTCCAGTCGGAAGGCGTGAAGCGGATCATCATCACGACCGACTACCCCGACAAGTATCGGCGCGTGGCCGTCGCCGCCGAGGTGTGGCACCGCGACCGGCTCATCGAGGCCCAGTCCATCCTCGCCGCCACCCCCGGCGTCACCGTGCTCATCCACGACCAGCAGTGCGCGGCGGAGAAGCGGCGCCTGCGCAAGCGCGGGCGGCAGAAGGACCCGGACCAGCGGGTGTTGATCAACGAAAGAGTCTGCGAGGGCTGCGGCGACTGCGGCAAGAAGTCCAACTGTCTGTCCGTGCAGCCGGTGGAGACCGAGTTCGGCCGGAAGACCCAGATCCACCAGTCCTCCTGCAACAAGGACTACTCGTGCCTGCTCGGCGACTGCCCCTCGTTCCTGACCATTGAGCACGTGGGCGAGCCCCTTAAAAAGGAGAAGCGGCTGCCCCCGCTGGAGGACGTGCTGCCGGAGCCCGTGCTGAAGGTGCCCGCCGACGGCTTCGCCGTGCACATGATGGGCATCGGCGGCACCGGGGTGGTGACGGTGAGCCAGATTCTTGGCACCGCCGCCCTTCTCGACGGCAAGCACGTGCGCGGCCTCGACCAGACGGGCCTCAGCCAGAAGGGCGGCCCCGTCGTCTCCGACCTCAAGATCTCGTCGCGGCCGCTCGTCGCCGCCAACAAGATCTCGGCGGGCGGGTCGGACCTCTACCTCGGCTTCGACCTGCTCGTGGCCACCGATCCCATGAACCTCGACAAGGCGGAGTCGGGCCGGACCATCGCGGTGGTCTCCACGAGCAAGATTCCCACCGGGCAGATGGTGGTGGACACCACCGTGCAGTTCCCCGAGCTCGGCAGCGCCCTCCTCAACGTCGACCGCGTCACCCGGAAGGACGAGAACGTCTACCTCGACGCCCAGGCCATGGCGGAAGGCCTCTTCAACGACCACATGGCGACGAACCCGCTCCTGATCGGCGCCGCGTATCAGGCGGGCGCGCTGCCCATCTCCGCGGCCAGCATCGAGCGCGCCATCCGCCTCAACGGCGTGTCGGTGGACATGAACCTCCTCGCCTTCCGCTGGGGCCGCATGGCGGTGGTGGACGGCAAGCGTGTCGAGTCGGCGGTGCGCGTCGCCACCGGCCGCGAGGCGAAGGCGGTGATGCTCTCCGCCGAGGCGCGCGCGCTGGTCGACGCGGTCAAGGCGGCGGCGCCCGGCTCGACGCTGCGGCGACTGCTCGAGGTGCGCGTGCCGGAGCTCATCGCCTATCAGGACACGGCGTACGCGCGCCGCTACGTGGAGTTCGTGGACAAGGTCTCGCAGGCCGAGGCTCAGGCCGTGCCGGGGCGCACCGGGCTCACCGAAACGGTGGCGCGGCATCTCCACAAGCTGATGGCGTACAAGGACGAGTACGAGGTGGCGCGCCTGCACCTGGACGCGGCGCTCGAGGCGGAGCTCCACGCGCGCTTCGGCCCCCGCATCAAGGTCTTCTGGCACCTGCACCCGCCGCTGCTCCGGGCCCTCGGCCTCGAGAAGAAGCTCAAGCTCGGCACGTGGTTCCGCCCGGCGTTCCAGATGCTCTACGCGCTCCGGCGCCTGCGAGGCACCGCGCTCGATCCCTTCGGTCACGCCGAGGTGCGCCGGGTGGAGCGGGCGCTACCCGTCGAGTACATGCAGCAGATCGACGCGGCGCTGCGGCGGCTGGGCCCCCCCACGCATGACGCGGCGGTGGCCCTGGCCGAGCTGCCCGACCAGATCCGCGGCTACGAGCAGGTGAAGCTGGACACCGTGAAGCGGTATCGCGAGGCGGCGACGGCGCTGCTCGCGAAGGCCACTCAACCCGCATGA
- a CDS encoding ABC transporter ATP-binding protein, protein MVSIAGLGMRFASGGRSVSVLSDVSLEVPARQFLAVAGPSGSGKSTLLGLIAGLDRPTAGTITVGGVNLTRLDEDALARFRLDTIGYIFQSFHLVPTLTAEENVAVPLELAGEPDALPRARALLGELGLGERADHYPVQLSGGEQQRVAVARAVARRPALLLADEPTGNLDSATGERIIELIVGLNRALGSTLVLVTHDAALAGHADRLVTLRDGRIVSDERAR, encoded by the coding sequence ATGGTCTCGATCGCCGGGCTCGGCATGCGTTTCGCGAGCGGCGGCCGGTCGGTGTCGGTGCTCTCCGACGTATCCCTCGAGGTGCCCGCGCGCCAGTTCCTCGCGGTGGCGGGCCCGTCCGGCAGCGGCAAGTCCACGCTGCTCGGACTCATCGCCGGCCTCGACCGCCCCACCGCGGGCACGATCACGGTGGGCGGCGTGAACCTCACGCGCCTCGACGAGGACGCGCTCGCGCGCTTCCGCCTCGACACCATCGGCTACATCTTCCAGTCCTTTCATCTCGTGCCGACCCTCACCGCGGAGGAGAACGTCGCGGTGCCGCTCGAGCTGGCCGGCGAGCCCGACGCGCTGCCGCGGGCGCGCGCGCTGCTCGGTGAGCTGGGCCTCGGCGAGCGCGCCGACCACTACCCCGTGCAGCTCTCGGGCGGCGAGCAGCAGCGCGTGGCGGTGGCGCGCGCGGTGGCGCGGCGGCCCGCCCTCCTGCTGGCCGACGAGCCGACGGGCAATCTCGACTCCGCCACCGGCGAGCGCATCATCGAGCTGATCGTGGGGTTGAACCGCGCGCTGGGCAGCACGCTCGTCCTGGTGACCCACGACGCGGCCCTGGCCGGTCATGCCGACCGTCTCGTCACGCTGCGCGACGGCCGCATCGTCTCCGACGAGAGGGCCCGCTGA